From the bacterium genome, one window contains:
- a CDS encoding methyl-accepting chemotaxis protein has protein sequence MKRQMSLKAKLLLVLIPLSIVGIGSMAVILYWMSYKGLVQTNDKYATELIRIKADEVDEWQRVKMSQLMIFSKNTLFEEACQGQNLDEARNRLKYYYEQDGMLENLFLAHPDGTIFADAIDGKSVGVAVASFPLFAPNIQKAQQGEEFFGHAGKSPATGLPVVLVTAPVMVEGKLVGIIGCPVELETFSKIYVNKTKIGQTGYIYVADENGVVVAHPDKEQILSLDLKQQDFGREILKLKNGKYSYNWKGVDKAAYFLTSDKSGWIVAMSLADSETYAASRKLGHYATVLCIVIMVLCWVFIILPISKLVVSPMKNIMAAAEAMEKGDLESRVSYTSGDEVGQLAEAFRNMQAAQRKKAAVVECIARGDLTCELTIASERDSLGKSMALMAESLKGMNREVQALIEAAVQGKLSVRADVARHKGDYARIIEGINQTLDAMVNPVREISEVLNAASEKDLTRRVDGSYNGEFADFKNNVNSTMDSLEQAMSQVAEAVYQVNSASDQIAVGSQTLASGASQQASSLEEISSSLEELSSMTRQNADNAKQAQALSVNARDSAFKGGESMTKMTEAIGRIKESSDQTAKIVKTIDEIAFQTNLLALNAAVEAARAGESGKGFAVVAEEVRALAQRSAEAAKNTAQMIEGAVKNAEGGVKISAEMAEALKEIVEHAGKVGDLVSEISAAAAEQAQGIEQITTAVTQMDRVTQSNASSSEQSASAAEELSSQAEELQGMLATFRLSGSDGQRAITHRVERGYRFADPENRESVATVSAVRPAALSEKTERPKKSDGIILARGNGAKTRREEKSDRGKVKRPEEVIPLDESDFKDF, from the coding sequence ACTGGATGTCGTACAAAGGACTGGTGCAGACCAACGATAAATACGCTACCGAGCTGATAAGAATCAAGGCCGACGAGGTGGACGAGTGGCAGCGGGTCAAGATGAGCCAGCTCATGATATTCTCCAAGAACACGCTGTTCGAGGAGGCCTGCCAGGGCCAGAATCTGGATGAGGCCCGTAACCGTCTGAAATACTATTATGAGCAGGATGGGATGCTGGAGAATCTGTTCCTGGCGCATCCGGACGGGACGATATTCGCGGACGCGATAGACGGGAAATCGGTTGGTGTAGCCGTGGCCAGCTTTCCGCTGTTCGCTCCCAATATCCAGAAAGCGCAGCAGGGTGAGGAGTTTTTCGGTCACGCTGGCAAGAGTCCGGCCACCGGCCTTCCGGTGGTCCTTGTGACTGCTCCGGTCATGGTCGAGGGCAAGCTGGTGGGGATCATCGGCTGCCCGGTGGAGCTCGAAACTTTCTCAAAAATTTATGTCAACAAGACCAAGATCGGCCAGACCGGTTATATCTACGTGGCTGATGAGAACGGTGTTGTCGTGGCCCATCCCGACAAGGAGCAGATCCTGTCTCTGGACCTGAAGCAGCAGGATTTCGGTCGGGAAATCTTAAAGCTTAAGAACGGCAAGTACAGTTACAACTGGAAAGGCGTGGACAAGGCGGCCTATTTCCTGACCAGCGATAAGAGCGGATGGATCGTGGCGATGAGCCTGGCTGATTCAGAGACCTATGCCGCCAGCCGCAAGCTGGGCCATTATGCGACTGTACTCTGTATAGTAATAATGGTTTTATGCTGGGTGTTCATAATCCTGCCGATCAGCAAGCTGGTTGTTTCCCCCATGAAGAATATCATGGCAGCGGCAGAGGCGATGGAAAAAGGCGATCTCGAATCCAGGGTCAGCTATACTTCCGGTGATGAGGTGGGTCAGCTTGCCGAAGCGTTCCGCAACATGCAGGCCGCCCAGCGCAAGAAAGCCGCGGTGGTCGAATGTATCGCCCGGGGCGACCTGACCTGCGAGTTGACCATCGCCTCCGAGCGGGACAGCCTGGGCAAGTCGATGGCCCTGATGGCCGAGAGTCTGAAAGGCATGAACCGCGAGGTCCAGGCGCTGATCGAGGCCGCGGTGCAGGGCAAGCTCAGCGTGCGCGCCGATGTGGCCCGGCACAAGGGGGATTACGCCCGGATAATCGAGGGAATCAACCAGACCCTGGATGCGATGGTCAACCCGGTGCGGGAGATTTCCGAGGTCCTGAACGCCGCGTCGGAAAAAGACCTGACCCGCCGGGTCGATGGGTCATACAACGGCGAGTTCGCCGATTTCAAGAACAATGTAAATTCCACGATGGACTCGCTGGAGCAGGCCATGAGTCAGGTGGCGGAGGCGGTCTACCAGGTGAACTCGGCCAGCGACCAGATCGCGGTGGGCAGCCAGACCCTGGCGTCTGGGGCCAGCCAGCAGGCCAGTTCCCTCGAGGAAATCTCCTCCAGCCTGGAGGAGCTCTCCTCCATGACCCGTCAGAACGCAGACAACGCCAAGCAGGCGCAGGCTCTATCCGTGAATGCCAGGGACTCGGCGTTCAAGGGTGGGGAATCGATGACGAAGATGACCGAGGCGATCGGCCGGATCAAGGAGAGTTCCGACCAGACGGCCAAGATAGTGAAGACGATCGACGAGATCGCGTTCCAGACCAACCTTCTGGCCCTGAACGCCGCGGTCGAGGCGGCGCGGGCCGGGGAATCGGGCAAGGGTTTCGCCGTGGTGGCCGAGGAAGTGCGCGCCCTGGCGCAGCGCAGCGCCGAGGCGGCCAAGAATACGGCCCAGATGATCGAGGGCGCGGTGAAAAATGCCGAGGGCGGAGTGAAAATCAGCGCTGAGATGGCCGAGGCGCTGAAAGAGATCGTGGAGCATGCCGGCAAAGTCGGCGACCTGGTGTCCGAGATTTCGGCCGCCGCGGCCGAACAGGCCCAGGGCATCGAGCAGATCACCACCGCGGTCACGCAGATGGACCGGGTCACGCAGAGCAACGCCTCCAGCAGCGAGCAGTCGGCCAGCGCGGCCGAGGAGCTGAGCAGCCAGGCCGAGGAGCTGCAGGGCATGCTCGCCACTTTCCGCCTGAGCGGATCCGACGGGCAGAGAGCGATTACGCACAGAGTTGAACGCGGTTACCGTTTTGCCGATCCGGAGAACAGGGAAAGTGTCGCCACCGTGAGCGCGGTCCGGCCCGCGGCGCTGTCCGAAAAGACCGAACGGCCGAAAAAGAGTGACGGGATTATACTGGCCAGAGGAAACGGGGCTAAGACCAGAAGAGAGGAAAAGAGCGATAGAGGCAAGGTGAAACGACCCGAAGAGGTGATACCACTGGATGAGAGCGATTTCAAGGATTTCTGA